One genomic segment of Hordeum vulgare subsp. vulgare chromosome 2H, MorexV3_pseudomolecules_assembly, whole genome shotgun sequence includes these proteins:
- the LOC123424960 gene encoding acyl-[acyl-carrier-protein] desaturase 7, chloroplastic-like, with protein sequence MAALLLLKQPCRPAARTWTTRTRNDTALQPVTSITYLRTGRSAAGAVKLEEGGTDDEWLAYLEPAKLEVFDQLEPWAEANVVPLLKPAEVAWQPSDLLPDPASLGADGFHAACCDIRARAACLPDAHLVCLVGNMVTEEALPSYQSMANRFEAVHDLTGSSGTAWARWTRGWSAEENRHGDVLNRYLFLSGRVDMPQVERTIHNLINSGMVLKAARSPYHGFIYVAFQERATSISHGNMARRAKEHGDLALARICGAIAADEKRHELAYTRIVGKLFEVDPDGAVRALAYMMRRRIVMPASLMNDGRDGDLFAHYGAVAQQAGIYTASDYRSILEHLIKQWGVEELAAAGLSDEGRRARDYVCALPQKIRMLEEKAHQRSAQKAQPIKSASFSWIFDRPVRITMA encoded by the exons ATGGCGGCTTTATTGCTCCTCAAACAACCTTGTCGACCGGCGGCAAGGACATGGACGACAAGAACAAGGAATGATACAGCTCTCCAGCCGGTGACCAGCATCACCTACCT GCGCACTGGCCGGAGCGCCGCCGGTGCGGTTAAGCTCGAGGAGGGGGGCACTGACGACGAGTGGCTTGCGTACCTGGAGCCGGCGAAGCTAGAGGTGTTCGACCAGCTGGAGCCTTGGGCGGAGGCGAACGTGGTGCCGCTCCTTAAGCCCGCGGAGGTGGCGTGGCAGCCGTCGGACTTGCTGCCGGACCCGGCGTCGCTGGGCGCCGACGGCTTCCACGCGGCATGCTGCGACATCCGCGCCCGCGCGGCCTGCCTGCCCGACGCgcacctggtgtgcctcgtgggcAACATGGTGACGGAGGAGGCGCTCCCGAGTTACCAGAGCATGGCGAACCGCTTCGAGGCCGTGCATGATCTCACAGGCTCCAGCGGCACCGCATGGGCGCGCTGGACCAGAGGCTGGTCCGCCGAGGAGAACCGGCACGGCGACGTGCTCAATAGGTACCTCTTCCTCTCCGGCCGCGTCGACATGCCGCAGGTCGAGAGGAccatccacaacctcatcaactccGGCATGGTCCTCAAGGCCGCGCGGAGCCCCTACCACGGCTTCATCTACGTCGCCTTCCAGGAGCGCGCCACCTCCATCTCCCACGGCAACATGGCTCGTCGCGCGAAGGAGCACGGCGACCTGGCGCTCGCGCGCATATGCGGCGCCATCGCCGCCGACGAGAAGCGGCACGAGCTGGCCTACACGAGAATCGTGGGGAAGCTGTTCGAGGTCGACCCGGACGGCGCCGTGCGCGCGCTGGCCTACATGATGCGCCGCCGGATCGTCATGCCGGCGTCCCTCATGAACGACGGCCGCGACGGCGACCTCTTCGCGCACTACGGGGCTGTGGCCCAGCAGGCCGGCATTTACACCGCCTCCGACTACCGTAGCATTTTGGAGCACCTGATAAAGCAGTGGGGAGTGGAGGAGTTGGCGGCGGCGGGACTCTCCGACGAGGGAAGGCGTGCGCGGGACTACGTGTGCGCCCTGCCGCAAAAAATCCGTAtgttggaggagaaggcccaCCAGCGCAGCGCTCAAAAAGCCCAGCCCATAAAATCTGCCTCGTTTAGCTGGATCTTTGATAGGCCCGTCAGAATCACTATGGCCTAA